ACAGGGCAATTAAATCGCATCTTTACCTGTTTCACCGGTACGAATCCGGATGGCTTGCTCAAGGGCGGTGACGAAGATTTTACCGTCACCGATTTTACCGGTATTGGCCGCGTTGCTGATGGCATCGATTACATCATCTAGTTGGCTGGCGGCAATGGCGACTTCGATTTTAACTTTGGGTAAAAAATCTACAACATATTCGGCGCCGCGGTAGAGTTCGGTGTGGCCTTTTTGGCGACCAAAACCTTTGACTTCAGTGACAGTAATGCCCTGAACTCCGATTTCGGAGAGTGCTTCGCGCACGTCATCTAATTTAA
The sequence above is a segment of the Thiopseudomonas alkaliphila genome. Coding sequences within it:
- the glnK gene encoding P-II family nitrogen regulator, with the protein product MKLVTAIIKPFKLDDVREALSEIGVQGITVTEVKGFGRQKGHTELYRGAEYVVDFLPKVKIEVAIAASQLDDVIDAISNAANTGKIGDGKIFVTALEQAIRIRTGETGKDAI